The sequence CGCCGTGCCCGTGGTCGACCTGCGCGTCAAATTCGACTTGCCACAAATCGCGGACACGGTGAGCACCTGCATCATCATCGTGGATGTGGAAATTGAAGGCGAGCAGTGCCACGTGGGCGCCATCGTCGACTCCGTGCTCGAAGTCTTCGAGATGGCAAACGACCAGATCACGCCTCCGCCGCGCATGGGCACGGCCATCCGCGCGGACTTCATCCGAGGCATGGGCAAGCAGAACGAGGAATTCATCATGATCCTCGACATCGGCAAGGTGTTCTCGTCCGAGGAGCTTTGCTTGCTGGGTGAGGCCGAACCCCTCGAAACCGACTCGTAACCGGGGGCGCCCCTGCGGCGCCCCCCAACCCCCGATTCCGAGCCACAGGGACCCTTGCGGTCCGGTGGAACGGAAAGAACATACACCCGCCAGGAGACTTCGATGTTTTCGTGCACCGTCACGGCCGATCCAGGACATGTGGTCGTAAAATTGTCCGGCGACCTCATTGTGGAACATTCCAGGGAAATCCACGCCGAACTGCTGACCTGCCTGTCCCGGGAGAACGCCATGACCATTGACCTGGGGGAATCGGCCCGGATCGACCTTTCCTTTGTCCAGATCCTGTCCGCCCTGCTCAAATGTCCGGACAGGAACGTCAGGATTGCAAACCTGCCCCTGCACGTGACCGACACTGCCGGAGTTCTGGGAGCGGGTGATATCATCAGGGAACTCTCAACCCGAACAGAGGACAATGCATGAGCAAGACCATCATGACCGTCGACGACTCGGCCAGCGTCCGCCAGATGGTCAGCCTGACCCTGAAGGACGCCGGTTACGCCGTCATCGAAGCCCGCGACGGCAAAGACGCCATGGCCAAGTTGTCCGGACCCGTGGACATGATCCTGACCGATCTGAACATGCCCGGCATGGGCGGCATCGAACTCATCCGCGCCGTGCGCGCCACGCCGCAGTACAAGTTTACGCCCATTGTCATGCTGACCACGGAATCGCAGGCCTCTGCCAAGGAAGAGGGAAAATCGGCCGGAGCCACCGGCTGGATCGTCAAGCCCTTCAAACCGGATCAGCTCCTGGCCGTTGCCAGAAAGCTGCTGCGCTAGCCCATCAACCCGGAGTCAGAGATGTTCAGAGAAGAAATGCACCGTCAGGCATTCAAGGAAGAAGCGCTGGAGCTTCTTGGCGAGCTTGAAACCTCGCTGCTGGAACTGGAAACGGACACGACCAATGACAACGTCATCAACCGGGTCTTCCGCGCCATGCACACCATCAAGGGTTCCGGCGCCATGTTCGGTTTCGAGAATGTCGCTTCTTTCACCCACGAAGTGGAGACGGTCTTCGATCTGGCGCGGACGGGCCATATTGAAGTTACCAGGGAACTATTGAGCCTCACGCTCCTGGCCAGGGACCACATCCTGGCCATGGTCGAAGGAAAAGATTCGGGCCCGGGGGCTGAGGAGGTCATCCGGGGGCTCAGGG comes from Desulfomicrobium apsheronum and encodes:
- a CDS encoding response regulator is translated as MSKTIMTVDDSASVRQMVSLTLKDAGYAVIEARDGKDAMAKLSGPVDMILTDLNMPGMGGIELIRAVRATPQYKFTPIVMLTTESQASAKEEGKSAGATGWIVKPFKPDQLLAVARKLLR
- a CDS encoding STAS domain-containing protein — its product is MFSCTVTADPGHVVVKLSGDLIVEHSREIHAELLTCLSRENAMTIDLGESARIDLSFVQILSALLKCPDRNVRIANLPLHVTDTAGVLGAGDIIRELSTRTEDNA
- a CDS encoding chemotaxis protein CheW; its protein translation is MNDNTILQYLTFALGDEVFALETGFVREVIELVPVTRIPKTPPFLRGVINLRGHAVPVVDLRVKFDLPQIADTVSTCIIIVDVEIEGEQCHVGAIVDSVLEVFEMANDQITPPPRMGTAIRADFIRGMGKQNEEFIMILDIGKVFSSEELCLLGEAEPLETDS